The window CGCCGCACTCGCCGCCGTGGGTGACGCCGACGCCGCGGCCGCCCTGGGCCGGGAGACCGCCGACCGCTCCGCCCGCGTTCTCGGCGACGCGCACATCCTCACCATCAGCCTGCGGGCCGGGCTGGCGCTGGACCTGGCCGAGCTGGGCGAACACGCGCAGGCCGAGAGGCTGCACCAGGACGCGGTCGCCCGGCTCACTTCAGTGCTCGGCGCCGACCACCCGCACACCCGCACCATCCTCGAACGGCACCGCCCCTACTGGGACTTCGAGCCCCAGCCCATCTGAGTGGCGTCCGGCGGGCCGGCTCCGCCTACACGTCGTCGTCCTCGTCGTCCAGCCGGGCCAGCCACGTCGCCAGCCGCTCGACCGGCACCTCGAAGTCCGGGTTCAGGTCGACGAAGGTGCGCAGCTGCTCGGCCAGCCACTCGAAGGTGATCTCCTCCTGGCCGCGCCGCTTCTCCAGTTCTTCGATGCCTCGGTCGGTGAAGTACATGAGCTGAGGATATGTCGTGCTCGCCACGCGTGCGTGCCGGGCCTGCGGCAGCTCACACGCCGGGGTCCTTCCGCTCCCAGCCGAGCTTGACGACGAGATGGCCCTCGACGCCTGCTTTGGTCAGCACGGCCCCCGCGCTGGCGTTGAGCTTCACGCCGAACTCCAGCTCCACCGTGTCGGGCTGGGCCGCCTGGAAGGTGCGCAGGGTCGCCTCCGCGGCGCGCCGGATGGGGACCAGGGCCTCCTCCAGGGAGACGGAGGCCTCGCGCATCCGGTCGCCGACGCGGGAGGCGCGGACCATGCCGGGCTCGTCGTCGTCGACCTCGACGACCAGCTGTCCCTCGCCGTCCTCGTCGCCCATGGCGATCCGCAGCAGCTCGGCCATTCGCGCCCCCGTGTGTCACAACCGGCCCGACGGCCGGGTCGGTCCAGCGTGTCGGTCCTGATCAATCTACTGGGCCGGCGGGCGAGTTGGCCGTAAATGCCACAAGGCCCGGGCCCCGTCACCTGGACGGGAACCCGGGCCTTGTCGGTCAGACCCGTGCTGAGGCTCAGGCCTCGAACACCTCGCGGACCAGCTGCTCCTGCTCGGCCTGGTGCCGCTTGGCGGAACCGACGGCCGGGGACGAGCCGTGCGGACGCGAGATGCGGCGCAGGCGCTCGCCGTGCGGGACGTCGGCGCCGACGGCCAGGTCCAGGTGGTCGATCAGGTTGAGCGCGATGAACGGCCACGCACCCTGGTTCGCCGGCTCCTCCTGGGCCCACAGGTACTTCTCGGCGTTCGGGTACTTGGCGATCTCGGCCTGGAGCTCGGCACCCGGCAGCGGGTACA of the Streptomyces sp. T12 genome contains:
- a CDS encoding CU044_2847 family protein, whose product is MAELLRIAMGDEDGEGQLVVEVDDDEPGMVRASRVGDRMREASVSLEEALVPIRRAAEATLRTFQAAQPDTVELEFGVKLNASAGAVLTKAGVEGHLVVKLGWERKDPGV
- a CDS encoding DUF6104 family protein, which produces MYFTDRGIEELEKRRGQEEITFEWLAEQLRTFVDLNPDFEVPVERLATWLARLDDEDDDV